In Panacibacter microcysteis, the genomic stretch GTTTCGTTACTGTTATGAAGTTATACAGGTTCAATCACTAAAATTATCCGTTTGCGGTAAGCGCTTCAAATGTTGCGGCAGAAACACTAATACAGTCTTTTTACATCTGTATAATCTTTACTTACAATTGCTTTCATTACACCGGTGGTATCTACCTTGCCGGGTATAACCATATGTACGTAAAATTCGCAGTTATAGTTGACCTTATTATCGAAGTAATAGACTTTGTCTATCCTGAATTTTATGGCAGATGTATCACCTTTTGCATTCTCTTTGAAAAGGTATGAAAGCATGGTTTGTTTCAGACGGGCTTCTGTTTCTGCCGGTGATGGATTATTGTTACATGCCGCAAAAATGAATAAAAGTAAAATGGCAGTCAACCGTTTCATGTTTGATTTTTTTTTGATGGGTAACGGTAAAGTTACGCTGTAGCCCATTTCAAATCTTCGCAACCGCGCACCAAAAGTTGTACAATATTTGCCTGAATCTTCTTCCCCTATTGACAAGCAACACCTGCACCAGGCTGATAAACACACAACAGGGCAGCCCGTTGCCGAATATAGCTCTGCGGTACAAGTGAGTGACACAACCAAAGCCGATAGCAGCAATGCAGCTAAGTTCAAAAACATTTATTCCTTATCTTCAGCCTGCTTAACTTATACATATGAAAAATTATTTGTTGTTACTTTTTGTGATGGCCCTTGTTACATTGACCGTTAATGCCACACCAAAAGACTCTGCAATCCTTAACCAGCTAAGTAAAAAAGAAATGGCAGAGGGCTGGAAACTTTTGTTTGATGGTAAAAGCCTTGATGGATGGCGCACATTTAAAAATGCGACCGGCTCTTCGTGGCAGGTTGTTGATGGAATGCTGTGCAGTACCAAACCGCAAGGCCATAGCAATCCTGATATTATTACCAATGATATGTTTGGCGATTTTGAGTTGCAGATTGACTGGAAGATTTCCCCCAAAGGCAATAGTGGTATTATGTATATGGTTACCGAAGACTACGATGGGGCTGAGCTGAGTGGCCCGGAATATCAACTGATAGATGATGACGGCTTTCCTGAGAAATTGCAGGACTGGCAGAAAACCGGTGCCAATTATGCTATGAACGTTCCTATGGTAAGCGCTGTAAAGGCACCCGGCGAATGGAACCATACGGTTATAAAAGTGAGCAAAGGCCACGTGGAGCATTGGCTGAATGGTAAAAAAGTGGTGGAATACGACCTTTACAGCGATGCCTGGAAAAAGGCAAAAGCCGAAGGCAAATGGAAAGATGCACCTGGTTATGGTGCGTCTAAAACAGGTCATATCGCTTTCCAGGCCTCTCATAGCGGTGTGGAAAATACCGGTGTTTGTTTCAGGAACATCAAGATTAAACTTTTATAATAAGTGTTGCTTCTATGAAAAATGTATTTCCCTTTCTTTTTGCTCTTATGCTGTTTGCCTGCGGACCGGCAAATGACAAACAAAACCCTGGAAACGATACTGCAGCCGTTGAGAATATTACGGCCGATACCGTGGTATACAGTTACAACACCGTTAACAGGAAAGAAACAAACGCTACCATAAAAGATACCGGTTTCCTGTATCATGCAACCATTACGTACCCGGTAATTTCAACTACAGGCGTATTAGCTGACAGTATAAACAAAGCGCTTCGTGCAGGATTATTCAACAATAAACCAACTGCAGAAGCATTCGCAGACAGCTTTGTTGTAAGGCCAACAGACATGGGCAATTACCCTGCTATGAACAGTTGGTTTTACAATGCACATGCTGATGTATTGATAAATACACCCAAACTCTTTGTAGTGCGTTTTGACATTGGTTCTTACACCGGTGGCGCACATGGCAGTGCGGTAACAGTTTACTATAACTTCGATAAAACAGGCAAACAACTTACGTGGAATGAAGTGATTGAAGCCGGCAAAAAAGATACCCTGGTAAAAATAAGTGAAGCAGCGTTGAGAAAAGCCAAAGAGATTCCGGCAACACAATCGTGGAACCAGGCCGGGTTTTTTATAGACAGTTCCCACCTGCCACTACCTGCCGCTTTTGGCTTTGACAAAACAGGGTTATTAATGACCTACAACCAGTATGAAGTGGCACCCTATGCATCTGGCATTATGTCTTACACAATACCTTACAGCCAACTCGAAGGCGTTATAAAAAAAGAATGGATGCCATAATAATCTTTACTCTTTTCTGCGATAGTAGTCTTTCAGTTTGTCATTGATGTAATAAAACACGTCTTCTTCAGTAGTGTGTTTGCGCAGCCAGTCGTAACCAGGCCGGTAATTATTGATAAATCTTTCAAGGCTGTCGCCTTTTAAACCGGTATATTCACTTACGAGGTCGGGAGAAAAACGATAGCGTATGTATGCTTCTTCTTCATGCTGCTTAAATAATTTATCTGCACGGCGCTTTTGTTTTTCACGGCTGGAGAGCCTGTCAAGGTTTATAACCGCGCCTGCACCGTTGGAGTTATTTTGCACTGCCTTATATTTCGGGCTAACCATGTCTTTATTAAAATCGTCCAGTCGCTTTATGCTATCGCTTTGGTACTTGTTATAGTCTGCCCGCACAGATACGCCGGGTAATACATTTGCAAGTGGAGACATTTTTACATCCAGCGTGCCATCCATCAATAAACTGTAGGCAAAAGTTTTAAACCTGTAGCCGTCTTTTGTAAAATAGAGTACATCATTCACATCTGCCCCAATCGTAAATTGACCGTTTGTATTTGCAGTCGCTTTTTTATTCGTGGTAAGGTTCGTTACCTGCACACCTGCCAGCGGTGCCGCAGAAAGACTGTCGGTAACTAAACCCGTTATAGCTTTACGCTGTGCCATTACCGGCAACATGCATATCGTTAACAAAAAAAGCAGGCATGTTTTCGTGATGTTTACGTTCATAGATGTTATTATTGATGAGACCTGTTATTGTATAAGTTGTTAATACAATTTATGAGCCAGCCTGCATTGCTACTATTGGGCATTTGTTGCGTCGCACTCTTGTACACCATAACGCGCTGCAACATATGCCACGCCGCTCCCTTGTTACAGGCTGTTGCTATTTCAACAGCCTGATGTTGTATTTGTTTGCTATGGCAGGATAAAGTTTGAGCAGATCATTTGCCTTGCCATCCTGCTCAAAGATAAACTCCCATGTGTTTAACGGCTCCCAGATAAAAGTGCCTTTCAGGTTTTTGGCCGGCAGGGAAAACGCAATATCATTCACCTCAGTTTTCTTGTAGGTATACTCCACAAC encodes the following:
- a CDS encoding 3-keto-disaccharide hydrolase, which gives rise to MKNYLLLLFVMALVTLTVNATPKDSAILNQLSKKEMAEGWKLLFDGKSLDGWRTFKNATGSSWQVVDGMLCSTKPQGHSNPDIITNDMFGDFELQIDWKISPKGNSGIMYMVTEDYDGAELSGPEYQLIDDDGFPEKLQDWQKTGANYAMNVPMVSAVKAPGEWNHTVIKVSKGHVEHWLNGKKVVEYDLYSDAWKKAKAEGKWKDAPGYGASKTGHIAFQASHSGVENTGVCFRNIKIKLL
- a CDS encoding DUF3298 and DUF4163 domain-containing protein; the encoded protein is MKNVFPFLFALMLFACGPANDKQNPGNDTAAVENITADTVVYSYNTVNRKETNATIKDTGFLYHATITYPVISTTGVLADSINKALRAGLFNNKPTAEAFADSFVVRPTDMGNYPAMNSWFYNAHADVLINTPKLFVVRFDIGSYTGGAHGSAVTVYYNFDKTGKQLTWNEVIEAGKKDTLVKISEAALRKAKEIPATQSWNQAGFFIDSSHLPLPAAFGFDKTGLLMTYNQYEVAPYASGIMSYTIPYSQLEGVIKKEWMP
- a CDS encoding carboxypeptidase-like regulatory domain-containing protein; protein product: MNVNITKTCLLFLLTICMLPVMAQRKAITGLVTDSLSAAPLAGVQVTNLTTNKKATANTNGQFTIGADVNDVLYFTKDGYRFKTFAYSLLMDGTLDVKMSPLANVLPGVSVRADYNKYQSDSIKRLDDFNKDMVSPKYKAVQNNSNGAGAVINLDRLSSREKQKRRADKLFKQHEEEAYIRYRFSPDLVSEYTGLKGDSLERFINNYRPGYDWLRKHTTEEDVFYYINDKLKDYYRRKE